One Sander vitreus isolate 19-12246 chromosome 23, sanVit1, whole genome shotgun sequence DNA window includes the following coding sequences:
- the LOC144512426 gene encoding complement C1q-like protein 2 yields MERMFLLLLLVSSCLCNGNYSHLGIGTSMAVCQPDTCALLSEVAAMREKLAAMTQTYGTLEQNLGAMMQKMATVEVYLESYKSQVEELRKINQAQDEQLKQLAAVTSVSMSKMAFTAALGSSIGPFEQDTPLKYQRILSNIGGGYNPATGIFTAMVRGMYYFSYTMYNNNSGRPNSVVSLMMNSQRMVSTWDTVGDDSHDSATNAAVVQLEAGDSVFVNLYANRVLYDDSYYYNTFSGFLLFTL; encoded by the coding sequence ATGGAGCGTATGTTTCTCCTGTTGTTGTTGGTTTCCAGCTGCCTGTGCAATGGGAATTACAGCCACCTGGGGATTGGGACCAGCATGGCAGTCTGCCAACCTGACACCTGCGCCCTGCTCAGCGAGGTGGCAGCCATGAGGGAGAAGCTCGCAGCCATGACCCAGACATACGGCACGCTTGAGCAAAACCTCGGTGCCATGATGCAGAAAATGGCCACCGTCGAAGTCTACTTGGAGTCCTACAAAAGCCAGGTAGAGGAGCTCCGGAAGATAAACCAGGCTCAGGACGAGCAGCTGAAGCAACTCGCAGCCGTCACATCTGTGAGCATGTCAAAGATGGCTTTCACCGCTGCTTTAGGAAGCTCAATTGGTCCGTTTGAACAAGACACACCACTGAAATATCAAAGAATCCTCTCCAACATCGGCGGTGGCTACAACCCCGCCACTGGCATCTTCACCGCCATGGTCCGGGGGATGTACTACTTCAGCTACACCATGTACAACAACAACTCCGGACGGCCCAACTCAGTGGTGTCCCTGATGATGAACAGCCAAAGGATGGTATCAACCTGGGACACTGTGGGTGACGATAGCCACGACAGTGCGACCAACGCAGCCGTGGTGCAGCTGGAGGCTGGAGACAGCGTGTTTGTGAATCTCTACGCAAACAGAGTGCTCTACGACGACAGCTATTATTACAACACCTTCAGCGGCTTCCTGCTCTTCACCTTGTGA